The window CGTCAGCGGCCGGAGCGGTCGCAACGGGATCGGACTCGGCGAATCGCGCGCGAATGGACAGCACCAATGCGAATGCGACTCCGAATGCGAACGCGAATGGCGGATGGACGGACGGTCAGATCCTCGCCTTTGCCACGGCGGCGAACAAGGGCGAGATCGCCGAAGGGAAGCTCGCCGAGACGAAGGCGACCAACGCGAAGGTGAAGTCTTTTGGTCGGCTGATGGTGTCCGATCACACGGCGATGCTCCACGAGGGCACCTCGTTCGCGAAGAAGAACAACATCACGGCCGATTCGACGAAGAACGACGTCATCGATTTACAGAAGAATGCGCTCGACGAGATGAAGGATCTTCAGACGAAGCCGAAGGGCAACGACTGGGATAAGGACTTCATCGACAAGGAAATCGATGGCCACAAGGCGGTGCTCGACAAGCTGCAACAGGCGCAGAACGCCACGACCAATCCGCAGCTGAAGGACATGCTCACCAAGGCGACAGCCAAAGTGCAGGATCACTTGACGAAGGCACAGGCGATCAAGGATTCGACGCTGAAGAGCTGAACAAGGGGCTAGAGTCTAGGGGTTGGGGGCTAGGGTGTTCGACCTTGCCCCTAGCCCCTCTGCTTATTCTGGATCCATTCAATCGCCGCCTTCGCCACGTCGGGCGGCACCGTGTGCGGACCGACGAACTCCTTGAGCTCGACCACGTAGCCCGCGTTCGTTAGGCGGGTCGCGAGGCGGCGGCCACAACCGTCGATCGGAAGAATGCGATCGTTCGTGCCGTGCGAGATGAATACGAGGGGGTGTCCGACCTGCGCCGCGGGCGCGAGGATACAGGGCGAGAAGGCGATCACGCGCGAGAACAGGTCGCCATTCGTGATACCTAACGACAAGGCGTACGACGCGCCGTCGGAAAAGCCCTCGATGACGACGCGCGACGGATCGATGGCGCACTGCTCGAAGACGTGCCCGAGCGCGCGATCGATGAACGCCACATCGACGCTGTACGGTCCGTAGAGAAAATCCCACGTGCGGCCCCGCGAGTCGGGCGCGACGAGCACGACCCCAGCGGCGTCGGCGAGCGGCAGAAACGGAGCGATGCCGATCTCCGCCGATTGCCCGGCGCCATGGAGCATGAGTACGAGCGGCGCGGGCCTACTGGGATTGTACCTCTCGGGGACATACACGATGCCATCGCGGCCCGAGGCGAGACCTAACGAGCTGCGACCGATCACGGGGGACAGGCGTGGCCTGCCGGGTCGAGCCGTCAGCCGCCCGGGCGCTTGTCGCGGGGCATCCGTGGCCGGTGTCGAGCGACAACCGTCGATGACGACCCCAGCGAGCGCAATCGCGAGGCGGAGCGCATCGCGTCGCGTCATGGTGCGGTCGGCGAATGACAGGTCGTCGTCGTTAGGCGCTGGGGTGTCCCGGATCATCGTCGCGAAGCTACCGCGCTGCGAGGCGCTGTCCACCTGCCTGTGACGAAGCGACGCCTCCCAGTGCCGAACGCCCCCCATGGGAACGTTCGCCAGCTTCGCTCAATCGCGAAGGGCCGTCGAAGGATCGAGTCGCGCCGCCCGGCGTGCGGGGATCCAGCTCGCGGTGAGCGCCGCGAGTCCGAGCAGGGCTGCGACGATGCCGAACGTCAGCGGGTCGGACGGTGCGACATCGAACAGCAGCGCGCCGAGCGCACGCGTCGCCGCGAACGCCGCAAGCAATCCCAGTCCGACACCCGTTAACGCGAGGCGAACGCCCTGCCTAACGATCAAGCGCAACACTTCGCTCTGCTCGGCGCCGAGCGCAACGCGAATGCCGATCTCACGCGTGCGCTGCTTGACGCCGAACGCCACGACCCCGTAGACGCCCACTGCCGCGAGCACGAGCGCCGATGCCGCGAAGAGCGCCAGGAGGACCGAGCTGAATTGTGCCTGCGCCGAGGCATCGTCAACACGCGACGCGAGGGTGCGCACGTCGTATACGGGCGCCGCAGGAACCAAGTCGCCAATCAGCGATCGCGCCGGCCTGGCGAGCGTCGTTGGATCCGCAACGGTGCGAAGGTAGACGATCGCGGATGGACGCGGTGCTTGATAGTAGGAGACGTACGCATCGAACGCGGGCACCGAATCGATCGTATGAAATCGCACATCGCCGACGACGCCAACGACGTACGCGGTGTCGAATCCACCCATGCCGATGCCGACTATCTTGCCGATCGGCGACTCGTTAGGCCAGAGGCGACGCGCCGCCGTGGCGTTCACGAGAAGAGCCTTGCGGGCGCCGCGGCCATCGGCGTCGGTGAAGACGCGCCCGGCAAAAAGCGGGACGCGCATCACCTTGAACCAGTCCGGTGTTACCCAATGGACTCCGATCTGAGGCTCCTTTCCTGTGATTTCTTTCGCTCGGCCGCCGAGCCAGATCACGGTGCTGTTGCAGCCTCCCGCGAGGGGCGGGCAGTCACCGAGCGCGACCGACTCGACGCCAGGCAACGCGCGGAGGCTGGCAAGGAGGGATTGATAGAGTGCCGGCAACGAGTCGGTCGCGTTGCCGTGCGCGGGGCTATTCATGCGCAGGGTTAACACCCGGCGCGCATCGAAGCCCGGATCGACGCCAGTGAGCTTCGCGAAACTGCGGATCATGACACCCGAGCCGGCGAGTAGGACGAGCGCGAGCGCAAGCTCGAGCACGACGAGACAGTTGCGTGTTGTTAGGCGTCGAAACAGTCCGCCACGCACCGGCGGCTCGGCCGACCCTTCCTTCAGCGCGTCGGTCAACGATGGCCGCGTTGCCTGCAACGCGGGCACCAGACCGAACAGCAAACCGGTCATCACGGCGACCGTGCCCGCGAAGGCCAACCCGCGCCAGTCGAGCCGAATCGTGCTGAAGTTGACCGCACCGAGGCCGGCGAGGCGATGCGGGCCAAGCGCTCGCTCTGGGCTCAAGGTCGATAGCAGGTGCGCGCCCCACCAGGCGACGCCGACGCTCGCCACCGCCCCGAGCGTCGAGAGCACAACACTCTCGGTGAGAAGTTGCCTGACGAGACGCCGCCGCGACGCGCCAATCGCCAATCGCACGGCGATCTCACGCTGCCGTGTCGACGCGCGCACGAGGAAGAGGTTCGCGAGATTGGCACACGCAACGAGAAGGACGAACCCGACGGCACCGAGCAGCACGAGCAGTGATCGGCGCACGATGGGATCGACTCGCGCGCCATCGAGCGGGCGTGCCGTCGCGCCCCATCCCGGCGTGCCATCCGAGGGGAAGGCGTAATTCACGCGCGTCCCCAGCAAGGCCGCGTCGCTGCGCGCACGACGAGCGCTGATGCCCGTCGCCAAACGGGCGACCATCGTGAACTCGTGATCCCACGCCTCGTTCGGCTCGAACATGTAGGGCCGGCGCGCACCGATCGTCATCCAGAAATCGCCTTGGCCCGTAAGGCCGCGGAAGCCGGTCGGCATGACGCCAATTACCGTGTAGGGCGCTCCCTCGATGTCGAGGGTTCGGCCGAGCACAGTCGGATCCGCATTGAGGCGCCCTTGCCAGAAGGCGTAACTCACGAGCACCGAGCGCTTCCCGTTAGGCAAGTTCTCGTCGGAGAGAAAATTCCGCCCGAGGAATGGGTGAATGCCCAGCGTCGGTAGGTAATGCTCGTCGACGACTTCGGCGTGCTCCCGAGTGGCCTGGCCGAGGCGCAGTGTCACCGACTCGCCGCTCGAGAGCGCGAGGTCGGTGTAGTCGCGTTGCGCGTCGCGAAACGCGTTGGCTTTGAGGTAGGACCAGTCGTTGTCATGCGCCGGCTCACCGTGCCGGGCGGCAACGGTCAAGCTGACGAGCATGAGCCGATCCGGTTCGCGGTACGGCAGTTGGCGCAGCAGCATCGCGTCGACAGCGCTGAAGATCGCCGTGTTGGCGCCGATGCCTAACGCCAGCGTGAGAATGGCGACCGCCGTGAACCCAGGGGTCCGTCGCAGCGTCCGGAGCGCGAAGCGCACGTCCTGCCGCGCCATGTCGACGAAGTCGAGGCCGGACATGTGGCGAGTCTCCTCTTTATGGTAGGTGGGATTGCCGAAGCGCCGCCGCGCCCGATCGCGTGCGTCCTGAGGCGACAGGATGCCGCGTCCGGCGTGTTGCTGCTGCATCGCCTCGAGCGAGAGATGGAAACGGAGCTCTTCGTCGATCTCCCGGTCGTAAGACCGCTGCTGAACGAACACCCGCAGACGATGGCGAAGCCCGTCGAGGAGCGACATGTGCCCTAGGCGCGCTCGAGGATGCGCTGTATCGCCGCGAGCACGCGGTCGAAGCTCGTGATCTCGGCGCCGAGCTGGCGCCGCCCCGCCGGCGTGAGGGTGTAATAGCGTGCGCGCCGCCCGGTTGGCGAGGGTCCCCACTTCGACGTGACCCAGCCTTTCTTTTGCAGGCGCTCGAGCGCGGGGTAGAGCGAGCCCTGTTCCACCGTCAGCACGTCACCCGAGAGGCGCTCGATGTGCTGCGCGATGGCGTAGCCATGCATCGACTGCAGCGTGAGCGTTTGCAGAATCAGCATATCGAGAGTGCCCTTGAGCAGCTCTTCCTTCTCATTACGGCCTTCGTCACGCGCCACGCGCCCCTGCCAAGTCTATATGAAGAGCTTCTACCTATCGATAGGAAGAAATCCTACATATGGGTACGGGGGCTGTCAACGCGGGGCTTCCTCGGACGCTAACTTTCCCTGAATCACGCTACCTCGACGATGACTACGGAGTCCTTCGAATCATTCCCGACGTCGGCAGCCTCCTTCGTCGCCATTGCGCCAAGTGCCGGTGCGATCGACGCGGAGGCGCTGCGTTGCGTCCAGATCTTTGCCGATCTCCGACCCGACGAGCTCGCGTGGATTGCGGCGAACACCGAACGCGTCGAGCTCGCGCCGAGACAGCTGCTCCTCGTCTCCGGCCAGCCGGCCGAATGGATGTTCATCGGCATCCAGGGTACGGTCGAGGTGCGGCGTGAGCAGCTCGGATCGAACGTGCCGGCGTACGTCTTTCACGCGGGCGACATCGCGGGCGTCATACCCTTCTCGAGGATGAAGCAGTTCGTGGGGAATGGCCGCGCGGCGACGCACGCGATCGTCGGTCGATTTCCGCGGGCGCTCTTCCCCGAGCTCCTGCAGCGGATACCAGTGTTGGCGCCACGCTTTGTCGCATTCCTCGCCGATCGCGTCCGCGACGCGACTCGGCGCGAAGCCCAAATCGAACGGCTGCTCGCGCTCGGCAAGCTCTCGGCTGGGATCGCTCACGAATTGAACAATCCTGTGTCCGCAATTCTCGGATCGTTTGCGGACGCAGGTCGTCGGCTCCGCCAGCGAGGAGAACTCGTCGTTGAGCTGGTACGGTGCGGTGCGTCGCCGGACGCACTCATGCGACTCGAGGAGCTACGTCGCAGTGTGGGTCCGGAGCGCCGGACGATCGATCCGCTGACGCGAAGCGACAACATTGAGACCATGGACGCCTGGCTCCGGGAGGTGGGTCTCACGGATTCGTGGGCGTATGCCGCGACGTTCGTCGACGCGGGCTTCGACGCGTCCGCGCTTTCGAGGGCGATGACGGGCATGCCTGACGCGGCACAATCACCGGCGCTTCGCTGGCTCGAATCGGGATTGGCGCTCGAGGCGCTGTTCACGTCGGTGGAGCACGCTGGAACGCGCGTCGCGGAGATTGTCGACGCGGTGAAGGGATACACCAATCGCGATCGTGGCCGAGATATGAGCGAGGTCGACCTTCGGCAAGGGCTCGATGCGACGATTGCGCTCTTCGCGAGTCGCTTTCGCGAGCGGGGCGCGACCCTCACGCGTGAATTGGACGTTCAGTTGCCGCGCATGCGCGCGTATCCCGGCGATCTGAATCAGGCCTGGTCGCATCTCATCGACAACGCACTCGACGCTGTCGCTCCGCTTGGGGAGAAGGGACGCGTTGTCATTCGAGCATCGCGCGATGATGGCTGGGTGCAGGTCGAGGTGCGGGATAACGGGCCCGGGATACCCGAGGCGCTTCAGGAGCGCGTGTTCGAGCCGTTCTTCACAACGAAGGAGCCCGGACACGGAACGGGACTCGGCCTCGACATCACGCGCCGCATCGTCACCGATCTGCACGGCGGTGAGTTGACGCTCGAATCCAAGCCCGGCGACACCCGGTTTATCGCTAGGCTGCCGCTGACGACGGTCGCGACGCTTGGGGTCTGAGAAGCTAGGAGTGAGGGGCTAGAGGCCAGGGGCTAGGCTCAGGGTCCGCTATCCCCTAGCCCCGATTCCCTAGCCCCTCACCCAAGGCCCCGCTCGAAAGCCCCCACATCCTGGAAATACCGTACGACCGTGTCTGGCTGACCGCGCTGCGTGTAGATCTCCTCGCGCGGTGAATCGATGAGCGACTCGATCGCGGCGGCCGCGTCGTCGGCAGTTTGCACTTGAGGTCCGCCACCGCCGGGATGCGACGCCCATGTTACCGCCGGCGTCCCGCCAAGTGCATTGCGTGCGAACTCCGTCGTCACCATGCCCGGCATAACGAGTGACACATTGATGCCGGGATACTCTCGGCGCAGATCCATTCGGAGATTCGCTGTGAGCGAATTGAGCGCGGCCTTCGCTGCGTTGTACGCGGAGCGATAGGTCGCGACCGGGACGCGAGAGAGGAATGTCGAAACGTTGATGAGATGACCGCCGCCGCGGTCCTTGAAGTGCGGAACGATCGCCTGCATTCCGTACAAAGCCGACTTCACGTTCACGGCCATCATCAGGTCGAATTGCTCGTCAGTGAGCTCGAGGACGGAAGCGTTGATGCCGCGCCCCGCGTTATTGACCCAGATGTCCACGGAGCCGAAAGCGTGGATCGCTTCGTCGCGAAGACGCTCGACGTCGGCGCGCCGCGTGACATCGGTGACGACGGGGAGGGTATCCGAGGGTATCTCATTACTGAGAGCGCGCAACGCGTCGCCTCTTCTCGCGCCTAGAACGAGCCGGAACCCCTTCTGGCCGAGTCTCCGCGCAAGCGCCGCGCCGATGCCGCTGCTCGCGCCGGTGATCACCGCAACCCCTTGGGTCTGCATGTTGCGCATGGTTTCGGGTTCGAGGGCTCGCGAGACGCGAACCGTTACAGTGAGTAGCTTACACGGTCCATGGCCAGGAAAACCTGTCTTTCGTGTGCCGCAGCGCTCGCGACGCTGATTCTTGTCTTAGGTGGCGTCCAGCGTGCCGCTGCTCAGGCGTCGGCCGCGACCAAGGATACGAGCGACGGCGGGCTGCCGACGCTCATGCTCCGGGCGCCATCCACGTACGGCGGCTGGATTGCCGCGGCCCGACACTCGGCGTTCCGCACGCGCACGGGCGCGGTGGGCTATCGTGACTTCTACCTCGCGAGCGCGCGCTTCGGATGGCAGGTCGGTGGAGACGACGCGTCTCCGGTGCGGGTGACCTATTTCATCGACGTCATTCCGGCGGCGGTGTCGACGGGTATGCCGGAGTATCAGTGGGACTCGCGCTGCCAGCCAACGACGTTTTGCCCCGGAGCGACGCCGATCCCGCACAACGTGTACGGATTCGGCCTCGCGCCGATTGGGTGGTCGCTGGGTGTGGGAAATGGACGGGCGCGCCTGACGATTGAAGCGGCCGGTGGCGGTCTATGGTTCGACCGACGCGTGCCCGATCCGCTTGCGGCGCGATTCAATTTCACCGCGTCGGCGGGACCAACCCTCGAGCTGCGCTTGAGATCGGTGGAATCACTGCGCCTTGGCTATCTCTGGCACCACACGTCCAATGGTGGGACGGGGCACGTGAATCCCGGATTGAATTCCGGGATTCTCACTGCTGGTTTACTCTGGCGCGCCTTGCGCTAACTACTGTCCCGTTGCGGGTTGCAGCGCCGTACTCCGCACAATCTCGACGCTGTAACCATCTCGGCTGAGCAGGTCCCTCAGCGCCCTCGACGCAGCACTATCAGCGTGAACGAGAAGACCCGACTCCTCGCCCGCGGTGTAGAGCTGGTGTCGCACCTGACGCTGAATAGCATCGCGGTCTTCCGGCCGGAACGGATTGAAGAGTCCCGCGCTTTCGTCGTATGTCCGGACGTCGAGCACCTCGACGGACATGAGGCGCGCTCGCGGTAGTGTAATCGTTATGCGGCGGGCCTCCTGATCGATGCGGACGTCGGTCGCGGTGCCGAGATCGATCCCGGCGCTCACCTTGCCGGTCACGACGAGCAATGCGCGCTTCGTGAAGCCATAACGAGAGGCATCGTACACGACGACGTCGCGAAGCGTCATCTCCGTGGATACGAGCTTGGCGACGTCCTGAAGCTGCTGGACGACGAGATCGTGGCTCACGCGTGGCGGCTCCGGCTTCGGCAGCAACGTAAAGCTTATTGCGCGGTTGACCATCCCGGCGCCAATGGCGACCACGATCAGCAAAAGCGCGATGAACGCGAGCCAGGCAATTTTCCGAGTCCACATCTCCTGCCTCTGGGTCGAGGACCCGACTGGCGACGGGGAATTGCCCCTTCGATGGACGAGCGGCATTATCCGCGGGTC of the Gemmatimonadaceae bacterium genome contains:
- a CDS encoding DUF4142 domain-containing protein — translated: MPTTLGRQCISALAAATLLVACKPKSATTDTTSAAGAVATGSDSANRARMDSTNANATPNANANGGWTDGQILAFATAANKGEIAEGKLAETKATNAKVKSFGRLMVSDHTAMLHEGTSFAKKNNITADSTKNDVIDLQKNALDEMKDLQTKPKGNDWDKDFIDKEIDGHKAVLDKLQQAQNATTNPQLKDMLTKATAKVQDHLTKAQAIKDSTLKS
- a CDS encoding alpha/beta hydrolase-fold protein, which gives rise to MIRDTPAPNDDDLSFADRTMTRRDALRLAIALAGVVIDGCRSTPATDAPRQAPGRLTARPGRPRLSPVIGRSSLGLASGRDGIVYVPERYNPSRPAPLVLMLHGAGQSAEIGIAPFLPLADAAGVVLVAPDSRGRTWDFLYGPYSVDVAFIDRALGHVFEQCAIDPSRVVIEGFSDGASYALSLGITNGDLFSRVIAFSPCILAPAAQVGHPLVFISHGTNDRILPIDGCGRRLATRLTNAGYVVELKEFVGPHTVPPDVAKAAIEWIQNKQRG
- a CDS encoding ABC transporter permease; protein product: MSLLDGLRHRLRVFVQQRSYDREIDEELRFHLSLEAMQQQHAGRGILSPQDARDRARRRFGNPTYHKEETRHMSGLDFVDMARQDVRFALRTLRRTPGFTAVAILTLALGIGANTAIFSAVDAMLLRQLPYREPDRLMLVSLTVAARHGEPAHDNDWSYLKANAFRDAQRDYTDLALSSGESVTLRLGQATREHAEVVDEHYLPTLGIHPFLGRNFLSDENLPNGKRSVLVSYAFWQGRLNADPTVLGRTLDIEGAPYTVIGVMPTGFRGLTGQGDFWMTIGARRPYMFEPNEAWDHEFTMVARLATGISARRARSDAALLGTRVNYAFPSDGTPGWGATARPLDGARVDPIVRRSLLVLLGAVGFVLLVACANLANLFLVRASTRQREIAVRLAIGASRRRLVRQLLTESVVLSTLGAVASVGVAWWGAHLLSTLSPERALGPHRLAGLGAVNFSTIRLDWRGLAFAGTVAVMTGLLFGLVPALQATRPSLTDALKEGSAEPPVRGGLFRRLTTRNCLVVLELALALVLLAGSGVMIRSFAKLTGVDPGFDARRVLTLRMNSPAHGNATDSLPALYQSLLASLRALPGVESVALGDCPPLAGGCNSTVIWLGGRAKEITGKEPQIGVHWVTPDWFKVMRVPLFAGRVFTDADGRGARKALLVNATAARRLWPNESPIGKIVGIGMGGFDTAYVVGVVGDVRFHTIDSVPAFDAYVSYYQAPRPSAIVYLRTVADPTTLARPARSLIGDLVPAAPVYDVRTLASRVDDASAQAQFSSVLLALFAASALVLAAVGVYGVVAFGVKQRTREIGIRVALGAEQSEVLRLIVRQGVRLALTGVGLGLLAAFAATRALGALLFDVAPSDPLTFGIVAALLGLAALTASWIPARRAARLDPSTALRD
- a CDS encoding PadR family transcriptional regulator; protein product: MARDEGRNEKEELLKGTLDMLILQTLTLQSMHGYAIAQHIERLSGDVLTVEQGSLYPALERLQKKGWVTSKWGPSPTGRRARYYTLTPAGRRQLGAEITSFDRVLAAIQRILERA
- a CDS encoding ATP-binding protein; amino-acid sequence: MTTESFESFPTSAASFVAIAPSAGAIDAEALRCVQIFADLRPDELAWIAANTERVELAPRQLLLVSGQPAEWMFIGIQGTVEVRREQLGSNVPAYVFHAGDIAGVIPFSRMKQFVGNGRAATHAIVGRFPRALFPELLQRIPVLAPRFVAFLADRVRDATRREAQIERLLALGKLSAGIAHELNNPVSAILGSFADAGRRLRQRGELVVELVRCGASPDALMRLEELRRSVGPERRTIDPLTRSDNIETMDAWLREVGLTDSWAYAATFVDAGFDASALSRAMTGMPDAAQSPALRWLESGLALEALFTSVEHAGTRVAEIVDAVKGYTNRDRGRDMSEVDLRQGLDATIALFASRFRERGATLTRELDVQLPRMRAYPGDLNQAWSHLIDNALDAVAPLGEKGRVVIRASRDDGWVQVEVRDNGPGIPEALQERVFEPFFTTKEPGHGTGLGLDITRRIVTDLHGGELTLESKPGDTRFIARLPLTTVATLGV
- a CDS encoding SDR family oxidoreductase — translated: MRNMQTQGVAVITGASSGIGAALARRLGQKGFRLVLGARRGDALRALSNEIPSDTLPVVTDVTRRADVERLRDEAIHAFGSVDIWVNNAGRGINASVLELTDEQFDLMMAVNVKSALYGMQAIVPHFKDRGGGHLINVSTFLSRVPVATYRSAYNAAKAALNSLTANLRMDLRREYPGINVSLVMPGMVTTEFARNALGGTPAVTWASHPGGGGPQVQTADDAAAAIESLIDSPREEIYTQRGQPDTVVRYFQDVGAFERGLG
- a CDS encoding acyloxyacyl hydrolase, whose product is MARKTCLSCAAALATLILVLGGVQRAAAQASAATKDTSDGGLPTLMLRAPSTYGGWIAAARHSAFRTRTGAVGYRDFYLASARFGWQVGGDDASPVRVTYFIDVIPAAVSTGMPEYQWDSRCQPTTFCPGATPIPHNVYGFGLAPIGWSLGVGNGRARLTIEAAGGGLWFDRRVPDPLAARFNFTASAGPTLELRLRSVESLRLGYLWHHTSNGGTGHVNPGLNSGILTAGLLWRALR
- a CDS encoding DUF4230 domain-containing protein, whose amino-acid sequence is MWTRKIAWLAFIALLLIVVAIGAGMVNRAISFTLLPKPEPPRVSHDLVVQQLQDVAKLVSTEMTLRDVVVYDASRYGFTKRALLVVTGKVSAGIDLGTATDVRIDQEARRITITLPRARLMSVEVLDVRTYDESAGLFNPFRPEDRDAIQRQVRHQLYTAGEESGLLVHADSAASRALRDLLSRDGYSVEIVRSTALQPATGQ